The sequence below is a genomic window from bacterium 336/3.
GCATTTTCTGGCTTTTGAAACACTTTTTCAAGGGTTGTGTGTTCATAAAAAGTATCGCCTGCATTCATAAATATAATGTATTCGCCTGTTGCATGGCTAATGGCCTTATTCATGGCATCATAAAGTCCTTTATCTGGCTCAGAAAGCCAAAAATGTATTTTAGATTCGTATTTTTTGATAATTTCTAATGTTTTATCCTTCGATTTTCCATCTATCACCACATATTCGATATGAGGATATGTTTGAGCAAAAACACTTTCAAATGTTTTTTCTAAATAAGACTCTGCATTATAAGTAACAGTAATGACTGATATTTTGGGTTGATACATCGGTATAAACAATTTCTCAAAGATAATATAAGAAACATACACCACACAAATAAAAGCGTTCTGATATTTACCAGAACGCTTTGAATACATCTTATTTCTTAGTGGATTTTTTTTTCTTTTCGATTTTTTTGTAAGCGTAATGGTCTATAATATTTGCCCACATAAACTGCCCCAACGATTTGGCTTTCAGTAAATTCTGAAACACATTTTCAGGGACGTTGTAATAGGCATAAGTTCCTCCTTTCACAAATTCTACTTCTAAATACCTATCCTGAGAGTCGTAACCAACTGTGGCTAACATACTCGAATGCACATTGATTTTATTCATAATTATTGTCGTTTTAATTACATCAGTAAAGATATTTACTTACTCCGTAATATTTTTGAGCAATAAAAAATTTAAAAAGATTTTTTTGATAGAATTTCATCTTAAAAGTGTATTTTTGTTACAAACCCTGATGCATTTTGGAAACCTTACAAGAAATTGCTTTATTTTTAGATACCCCTGTTTTTTTGATTCAGGAAGGTAAAAGTCTCCTTTCTGACACTATAAACACTCAGACAGAACTTCTTTTTATTTTTGAAAATACCACAGACAAGGACTTTAAGAATAAACAAGGCGAAAGGGTTTTGGATAAACTCATGCAGGCTCTTGTGGCTAAATATCCCACTCTTAGCGATATACCCAAAACTGAAATTGTAGCAGAAAAAAATATGGATTGGAATTTTTCAGATACTAATCTCAAAAAAGTGATTGTATTTAGTGAAAAAATTGCCAAACAATTAAGCCTTCAAAATCCTGTATATCAGATTTTTGAACAAAAAAATATTTCTTTCGTCATATCTAAACCCTTAGAAATGATTGAAACCCAAGTTGAAGAAAAAAAAACTCTTTGGAATACTCTTTTACAGTTTTTTGAGGGGTAACAATGGCTTTTATTCTTCCTAAAAACACTGTGTTTCCTGATTTTTCTAAAGAAGAATTAGAAAGCTATGGTTTGATGCCATTACAGCAAAAATTAACAGAAGTATTTTTAAGAAAAATCACTCCTCAAGAATTTATTCCCTATTTTTTGGAACATAAAGAAATTCTTATTGGCTTATTATTACCTCATCGTGGGCTGAAGGGACGCTTAGAGTATTTACTCCAATTAGGCAATGAATTACAAATTTTCGATATTTTTTTAGTACTATATGAATTATCTGATTTACAAGATATTGAAAAAGAAATATTAAAGATTTATCAGGAAGGTAAAATACTACTACCTTCAAATATCATTGTTAAAAATACAGGCTCCTATATGGATGGTGGTAGTATGGGGGTCTGTTGTACTAATTTAGACACGAATAAAGATTTTAATATATTTTTTCAACATTATAATTGGACACTTTCTAAAAATCCTCAAATGCTTTCAGGAGCTATTTATTATGATGGTTGGATAGTACCTATTAGAAGTCCGTTAGAAACACAAATATTGCAATTGCTTGAAGATTATTTCTATACAATTAGGAATAATTTAGAAAAGGAAATTGTTTCAAACTATCTAAATTTTATTCGTTCTGATGATTATTTAGAACTTGCTCGTGTATTGGGTAGATTAGAGGTTTAATTTTCCATTCATCATCATGAAATTCTATTTTCTATTATTTTGATAATTGTTATTTTTATGAAAATACTTTAAATTTCTAAAACTTTTAAAGTTTTATGAAAACTCTAACCTGTACATTATCATTTTTCTTACTTATTGCCCAATTTTCTGCATTTGGACAAAATATTGACAAAGTCAAAGGTATACTTGCAAATAAGAGTTTTACAAAACTAGATACTTATTTGATTAATTTTTGTGCAAAAAATCCCAATGCTCAGTATAGCCAAGAAATAAACAGACAGATAATTTCATCATATTATGAAATTATAGTCTTTTTTAAAGAATCTGTACCCACTGAAATAGAAAGAATATCAAAAGTTTATCCATATAAAATTTATATGTTGGTAAAAGATGATAAGATTATTTATTTTAAAATCGAAAATCATCAAAAACCTAAAAATATCAAAATAGAAGAGATATTTTCAAATAAAGCAACTATACAAACATTTGAGAAGGCTTATTTACTTACCTATAATCGTAAAGTTACCATTAATGATTTTTTTAAAACAAATATTGTTTATGGCTATTCTTGTGGTTATGCGGGTACTAAAACCGAATATGGAATCAAACAGAGCAAACTTATTGAATTAAAAAATACTGAAGAATTGGAACAGTGGTTGGCTTCACCCATTCCCGAAATACAAGTATATGCAGTGGCTGGTTTCTATAAATTAAAACAACAAGGTTATCAGCCGACACCTAAACAACTTTCACTTATTAAACTTATCAAATCAAAAAAAGGAACTATCAATACTTGTCATGGGTGTATTTATATGAGAGAAGAAATTCAATTTGCTACACAGGATTTTGAGTTCTAAGCTTTTATTTCTTTTATAAAAATTTCATTATCATATGTAAACCCATTATTTTTCAACTATTTGAAAATATTTGGTAGGAACATGGTCTGTCAGCCAAACGCCATTATCAGAAATAAAAAATTCAAAACCATCTTGATGCATTTGTAGAGCTTTTACTTCTAAAATCACCAATTTTCCATGCCTTTGCCCAACTTTGGTGGCTGTTTGAGTATCAGCACTAAGGTGTACATGCTGTCTTTGACGTTTTTCAAGACCTGTTTTAAAAATAGACTCTATATGTTGCTCAGCAGTACCATGATACAACATTTCGGGTGGCTCTTGAGCAGTATAACCCAATTCTACTTCGATGGAATGCCCTTGACTTGCTCTGATTTTTGTACAATCTTCATTAAAAGCATATCGTTTTTTATTGTTGTTTTCTACAATGTATTTGAGCTTCTCAAAATCAATCCTATTCCCCTTTTTATTACAGCCCGCAATGAGTTGATCTACATCAGCCCAGCCATTCTCATCTAATTTAATACCTATTATTTCAGGTTGATGTCTGAGAACAAGGCTCAAAAATTTTCCCAGTTTTAATGCTTCTTTATCACTAATCATTTCCTAATTCTTTTAATTCTTCTACACCCAATTTTCCTAGAAGTCTGTTCCAATACAATAACACTTTGGGGTTGTTTTCGTTAGTGGCACTTAAGGGCGAAAATGGGAGCAGATAAAACATTTCTACTTCTTCTAGTTCAAGCCCTATGAATTTTTTTGCATCAGCTTCTGCCCATTGTTCTGCTTCTGCATTGCTAAATGGCGGTCGGGTGTGGAAATCCCTTCTATCAGAACCTGCCATACTTTCGACCATATCACTAAATAAATACGTTTTAAACACTGTATTCTCTTTCTTTTTGCCATTTTTCTTATCTATAATATGCAAAGCAGCCCAAATATCGGTGTATTTGCGTGTATCTGTTGTATTTTGGTCTAAAAGAGCCTCCAAACACTTGTTAAACATCTTGTTACGTTCTTTTTTCAAAGAGATTTGATACGCATTTTTGATAGCCTTGATGTCAGTGGGATTCAAGCTTGTAGTATCTTTCATTTCAGATTTACAAGTTTGTGCAAATACTTTCGCCTGTGAGGTGTTTTCGTGGATAAAATACACTTCTATTTTATCATCTTTCCGACGAATATTTTCGTTGATGATTTGTTCAAGAGCTTTTTCGTACTTTTGTCTTGTGAAAGTATCTTTTGGACTTACACTCACGGTTTTGTCTAAGAATATGAGAGAATATGTATTAGACTGAGGTTTTGTAGTCACTGCCGATTTTTTATCTTCTCCTCCTTGGCATCCTACAAATGCTATCAAAACAAACAAATATAAAATTCTTTGTAACATGGATATTTTAGGATGTTTAAGCACTATTTTTTCTTGATTTTATTTTTTACTTTACTACTGATGGTACTTGTTTTTGAAACAGAAGACTCTTCTGAGTTTTCTACTATTTCATTTTCTTCTGTACTTGTATTTTCTAGGTTTTCAGATTCTTCTGTTATTGAAGTATTGTCAAGAACTTCATTTTCTACAAATGCTCCATTATTTTCATTAGATTCTGTTTGTTTTTCTTTTCTTAATACTTTTTTTACTTTTTTCTCTTGTTCAAAAGCTTTTTCTTCTTCTTTGGCTATTCGTTCTTTTTCAGCAAGGGCTTGGGCTTCCTCTAATGCTTTTATTTCTTCTATTTTTTTGATTTCTTCTTTTTCAAGAGCAAGCTTACCTTTCTCATGTCCCATAGAAACCTCATAAATTTTCACTTCTACATCTATTTTATGCAATTGTTTTTTACAATTTAAGATAGATTTTTGTAAAGCATCTTTTCTCTCTAAAAAAATATCATAGTCGCCAAGACTATCTAATTTATTCTTTTGGGCTTCTTCTACAGCCATTTGCAAACTAACTTCTTTTTCAATAATTTCAATAATATCTAATTGCTTTTGACGAAT
It includes:
- a CDS encoding RNA 2'-phosphotransferase, coding for MSDKEALKLGKFLSLVLRHQPEIIGIKLDENGWADVDQLIAGCNKKGNRIDFEKLKYIVENNNKKRYAFNEDCTKIRASQGHSIEVELGYTAQEPPEMLYHGTAEQHIESIFKTGLEKRQRQHVHLSADTQTATKVGQRHGKLVILEVKALQMHQDGFEFFISDNGVWLTDHVPTKYFQIVEK